The DNA region CCGCGGCGCGCCTGGGCCTCGAGCCGGACGAGTTCCGACGGCTCAACGCCGAGGCCAACCCGGTCAGGCGGGTCGGCATGCCGGAGGACATCGCTGCCACCGCCGCCTTCCTGGCGAGCGACGAGGGGTCCTACATCACCGGTCAGACGCTGTACGTCGACGGCGGCGGCAAGCTCTGACCCCGAGCCGAACACGCTGCCCCTGGCGGCCGGGCTGCGACACCCGGCCGCCGGAGGCGGGTCAGCCCACGTACGGCCGGGTCCTCCGCATCTCCAGCCGCGCGACCGTCCGACGATGCACGGCGTCGGGGCCGTCGACGATGCGCAGCACCCGCGCCCAGGCGTAGAAGTACGCCAGCGGGGTGTCGTCGGAGACGCCGGCTCCGCCGAAGACCTCGATCGCGCGGTCGATGACCGCGGTCGCCATCGCCGGCGCCGACACCTTGATCGCGCTGATCTCGCTGCGGGCGGCCTTGGCGCCGTACGTGTCGATCTTCCAGGCCGCTTCGAGGACGTGGAGCCGGGCCTGATCGATCTCGATGCGTGACTGCGCGATGTGGTCCTGCACGTTGGCGTAGTCGGACAGCGGCTGTCCGAACGCGACCCGGCTGCGCGCGCGCTCGACCATGAGGGCGAGGGCGCGCTCAGCCATGCCGATGGCCCGCATCGCGTGATGGATCCGCCCCGGCCCGAGCCTCGCCTGGGAGATGAGGAACCCGTCGCCCTCCTCGGCGAGGAGGTTGGCGACCGGGACGCGTACGTCGCGGAAGACGATCTCCGAGTGTCCGTGCTGGTCCTGGTAGCCGAAGATCGGCAGGTGTCGTTCGATCTCGAGGCCCGGGGCATCCCGAGGCACGAGCACCATCGACTGCTGCCGGTGGGTCTCGGCGTCGGGATCCGTCTTCCCCATGACGATGAAGATCTGGCAGCGCTCGTCGGCGGCGCCGGTGATGAACCACTTGCGGCCGTTGATGACGTAGTCGTCGCCGTCGCGGGTGATGAGGGTGGTGATGTTGGTGGCGTCGGAGGAGGCGACCTCCGGCTCCGTCATCGCGAAGGCCGAGCGGATCTCACCGGCCAGGAGCGGTTCGAGCCACCGCTTGCGCTGCTCGTCGGTGGCGAACAGCTCGAGGGTCTCCATGTTGCCGGTGTCGGGCGCCTGGCAGTTGATCGCCTCGGGCGCGATCACGGGCGACCACCCCGAGATCTCGGCGACCGAGGCGTAGTCGGCGTTGGTCAGGCCGGAGTGCTGGGGAAGGAAGAGGTTCCACAGCCCGCGTCTGCGTGCCTCGTGCTTCAGGTCCTCCATGACCGGCGGATGAGTGTGCTCGCCGTGCTCGCGCAGGTGGGCGTGCCAGACCGGTTCGGCGGGGAAGACATGCGTGCGCATGAAGTCCCACATGTTCTCGCAGGCCTCCTGGGCCTTGGCCGATGGTGCGAAGTCCATCTCGGTGCTCCTTGGGATCAGATCAGGTCGAGGCCGGCGCGGGCGAGCGCGAGGATCTCGTCGTCGAGGTCGCCGAAGTCCTGGCCGCCCATCGCTCCGTCGCGGGACCTGTTGGCGACGCCCTGGGCGATGACGGCGAACTTGAAGTGGGCCAGCGCGACGTGGAAGTCCAGGTCGTCCAGGCTCATCCCGGTCGTACGCGCATAGCGCTCCAGCAGTTGCGAGCGGGTCGGGAAGCCGGGCTGGTCGGTGACGGCCGGCGTCAGCGAGGAGATCGGCGGTTCGCCCGGGTGGCGCCAGAACATCAAGGCATAGCCCAGGTCGGTGAGCGGGTCGCCGAGCGTGGACAGCTCCCAGTCGAGGACCGCGTTGATCGTGCCCGGGTCGTCGAGGT from Nocardioides luteus includes:
- a CDS encoding acyl-CoA dehydrogenase family protein, coding for MDFAPSAKAQEACENMWDFMRTHVFPAEPVWHAHLREHGEHTHPPVMEDLKHEARRRGLWNLFLPQHSGLTNADYASVAEISGWSPVIAPEAINCQAPDTGNMETLELFATDEQRKRWLEPLLAGEIRSAFAMTEPEVASSDATNITTLITRDGDDYVINGRKWFITGAADERCQIFIVMGKTDPDAETHRQQSMVLVPRDAPGLEIERHLPIFGYQDQHGHSEIVFRDVRVPVANLLAEEGDGFLISQARLGPGRIHHAMRAIGMAERALALMVERARSRVAFGQPLSDYANVQDHIAQSRIEIDQARLHVLEAAWKIDTYGAKAARSEISAIKVSAPAMATAVIDRAIEVFGGAGVSDDTPLAYFYAWARVLRIVDGPDAVHRRTVARLEMRRTRPYVG